From one Streptomyces sp. ICC1 genomic stretch:
- a CDS encoding transposase family protein: MLVYPSSIDLSSSTLRHLTEQLAVRQREIGTRWRRLSVGRQALLALAHLRCGDTYAQLAAGFGIGIATVYRYIREAIEVLAARAPTLATAMETARTKAFVILDGTLLPIDRIAADTPYYSGKHKRHGMNVQVLTDPFGRLLWASPALPGATHDLTAARSHGIVDALAAVGLKCWADKAYQGAGRHIRVPFRGRRLKRWKRRHNSSHAKIRCVGEQAMAVLKGWRLLRKLRCSTNRITDIVKAVLVLHHAST; this comes from the coding sequence GTGCTTGTCTACCCGTCGTCGATCGATCTGTCCAGCAGTACCCTGCGGCACCTGACCGAGCAGCTCGCAGTTCGGCAACGGGAGATCGGTACGCGGTGGAGACGACTGTCCGTCGGCCGTCAGGCCCTGCTCGCCCTGGCTCACCTGCGGTGCGGCGACACCTACGCCCAGCTTGCCGCCGGGTTCGGAATCGGCATCGCGACCGTCTACCGGTACATACGCGAGGCCATCGAAGTCCTGGCCGCTCGCGCACCGACCCTGGCCACGGCGATGGAGACAGCCCGGACGAAAGCGTTCGTGATCCTGGACGGCACGCTGTTGCCGATCGACCGGATCGCCGCCGACACCCCCTACTACTCGGGAAAACACAAGCGGCACGGCATGAACGTCCAGGTCCTCACCGACCCGTTCGGCCGACTGCTCTGGGCGTCACCAGCCCTGCCCGGAGCCACTCACGACCTGACCGCGGCACGAAGCCATGGCATCGTCGACGCGCTCGCCGCCGTGGGCCTGAAGTGCTGGGCGGACAAGGCCTACCAAGGCGCCGGCCGGCACATCCGAGTCCCCTTCCGGGGCCGCCGGCTCAAGCGATGGAAGCGACGGCACAACAGCAGTCACGCCAAGATCCGCTGCGTCGGCGAGCAGGCCATGGCCGTGCTGAAGGGTTGGCGCCTCCTACGGAAGCTCCGCTGCAGCACCAACCGGATCACCGACATCGTGAAGGCCGTCCTCGTCCTCCACCACGCCTCAACATGA
- a CDS encoding nuclease-related domain-containing protein, which produces MNLPDGRAVAWYDRRANRISVLADERREEILTVLRPYLTGTVSIGPPPVPTAADMLRLALPPDEDLAPNRPGEALLGEITHGSAGARTRHRLRQELAARQRMGDVLDALAESEEWRVLHSVEGIADHLVIGPTGVFCVHTVQGRRQRAVAGDLLLTVGRTESRPDPRTSRRAAAYATRALSAAVTPVLAVVDATRLDVTPSLRDVRVLTPATAAASLTRSSTTLKPPAVEALFTAARDRRTWH; this is translated from the coding sequence GTGAACCTGCCGGACGGCCGGGCGGTGGCCTGGTACGACCGGCGGGCCAACCGGATCAGCGTGCTGGCGGACGAGCGCCGGGAGGAGATCCTGACGGTCCTGCGCCCGTACTTGACCGGGACCGTCTCGATCGGCCCGCCACCCGTCCCCACGGCCGCTGACATGCTGCGCCTCGCGCTCCCGCCGGACGAGGACCTGGCCCCGAACCGGCCGGGCGAGGCACTGCTCGGCGAGATCACCCACGGCTCCGCCGGCGCCCGCACCCGCCACCGGCTGCGCCAGGAGCTCGCCGCCCGGCAGCGGATGGGCGACGTACTGGACGCGCTGGCGGAGTCGGAGGAGTGGCGGGTCCTGCACTCCGTCGAGGGGATCGCGGACCACCTGGTGATCGGCCCGACGGGGGTCTTCTGCGTCCACACGGTCCAGGGCCGCCGACAGCGCGCGGTGGCCGGCGACCTCCTCCTCACGGTGGGCCGCACCGAGTCCCGCCCGGACCCGCGCACGTCGCGTCGCGCGGCGGCGTACGCGACACGGGCCCTGTCGGCCGCGGTGACCCCGGTCCTGGCGGTGGTGGACGCGACCCGCCTGGACGTGACCCCGTCCCTGCGCGACGTCCGCGTCCTCACCCCCGCGACGGCGGCGGCCTCCCTGACCCGGTCCTCCACCACCCTCAAACCCCCGGCCGTGGAAGCCCTGTTCACCGCGGCCCGCGACCGCCGAACCTGGCACTGA
- a CDS encoding serine/threonine-protein kinase has product MWQVNLATSPGGRKVAVKVIRPELADAPQFRARFAREVDAARQVGGFHTAQVVDADPEAAAPWLVTAYIPGPTLQQVVAENGPLAPDAVLRLGAGLAEGLAAIHRCGLVHRDLKPGNVILAEDGPRIIDFGVAHAPGAEAMTRTGTVIGTYAYMSPEQIRADRVSPASDVFALGSVLAFAATGRSPFDATTVPAIVHRVTGEPPLLDGLFGRLRDLVTVCLAKDPAGRPSTAEVLARLSVTGGSGTGSGTGPAPGVPFNDLPTAPGSGRCS; this is encoded by the coding sequence ATGTGGCAGGTAAATCTCGCGACCTCACCGGGCGGCCGCAAGGTCGCGGTGAAGGTGATCCGCCCCGAGCTGGCCGACGCTCCCCAGTTCCGGGCCCGGTTCGCCCGTGAGGTCGACGCCGCGCGTCAGGTGGGCGGATTCCACACGGCCCAGGTGGTGGACGCGGACCCCGAGGCGGCGGCTCCCTGGCTGGTCACCGCGTACATACCGGGCCCGACCCTGCAGCAGGTCGTCGCCGAGAACGGCCCGCTCGCCCCGGACGCGGTCCTGCGGCTCGGTGCCGGTCTGGCCGAGGGCCTCGCGGCGATCCACCGGTGCGGGCTGGTCCACCGTGACCTGAAGCCCGGGAACGTGATCCTCGCCGAAGACGGCCCCCGCATCATCGACTTCGGCGTCGCGCACGCCCCGGGAGCCGAGGCGATGACCCGCACCGGCACGGTCATCGGCACCTATGCCTACATGTCGCCCGAGCAGATACGCGCCGACCGGGTCTCGCCCGCCAGCGACGTGTTCGCACTCGGCTCGGTCCTGGCCTTCGCCGCCACCGGCCGCAGTCCCTTCGACGCGACGACCGTGCCGGCCATCGTCCACCGGGTCACCGGCGAACCTCCCCTGCTCGACGGACTCTTCGGCCGTCTGCGTGACCTGGTCACCGTGTGCCTGGCCAAGGACCCCGCCGGCCGCCCGTCCACCGCCGAGGTTCTGGCCCGGCTCTCGGTCACCGGCGGCAGCGGCACCGGCAGCGGCACCGGGCCGGCACCCGGTGTCCCGTTCAACGACCTCCCCACCGCACCGGGTTCCGGGAGATGTTCGTAA
- a CDS encoding A24 family peptidase, with protein sequence MFVRKSPTVPAAPGPADAPAPGAAEAAGSGSAGATDGTGPAGTGSGPGTADASAPGTATRPGTVPPAEATPAPDPAPDPAPDPAPDPVFAPAGPAVLATVLACLALGAGVGARPELAVWLLLAPLTVLLCLVDRAVHRLPDVLTLPLAALTAAALGAASLFGGAGGSWTRALLGGLVLGGCYFLLFLINPRGMGFGDVKLALAVGQVLGWYGWPVLFAGTFTAFVAGAVHGLALIALRRADRTSPIPFGPFMAGGALAGVMYAGLGLGAGLGL encoded by the coding sequence ATGTTCGTAAGGAAGAGCCCCACCGTCCCCGCGGCCCCCGGCCCCGCCGACGCGCCCGCCCCCGGCGCGGCCGAAGCCGCCGGCAGCGGCTCTGCCGGCGCCACCGACGGCACCGGCCCCGCCGGCACCGGCTCCGGCCCCGGCACCGCCGACGCAAGCGCCCCCGGCACGGCCACCCGCCCCGGCACCGTGCCGCCGGCCGAAGCCACACCCGCACCGGACCCCGCGCCGGACCCCGCGCCGGACCCCGCGCCGGACCCCGTGTTCGCGCCCGCCGGGCCCGCCGTCCTCGCCACCGTGCTGGCCTGCCTGGCCCTCGGCGCCGGGGTCGGGGCCCGGCCCGAGCTGGCGGTCTGGCTGCTCCTCGCACCGCTCACCGTCCTGCTCTGCCTCGTCGACCGGGCCGTGCACCGGCTGCCCGACGTACTGACCCTGCCCCTCGCCGCGCTGACCGCCGCCGCCCTCGGCGCCGCCTCCCTCTTCGGCGGCGCCGGCGGATCCTGGACCCGCGCGCTGCTCGGCGGACTCGTCCTGGGCGGCTGCTACTTCCTCCTCTTCCTCATCAACCCGCGCGGCATGGGCTTCGGCGACGTCAAGCTCGCGCTCGCCGTGGGCCAGGTGCTCGGCTGGTACGGCTGGCCCGTACTGTTCGCCGGCACCTTCACCGCGTTCGTCGCGGGCGCCGTGCACGGCCTCGCCCTGATCGCCCTGCGCCGGGCCGACCGGACGAGCCCGATCCCCTTCGGCCCGTTCATGGCCGGCGGGGCCCTCGCGGGAGTGATGTACGCGGGCCTCGGACTCGGCGCGGGCCTCGGACTCTGA